The following are encoded together in the Thermosipho affectus genome:
- the thrS gene encoding threonine--tRNA ligase, whose protein sequence is MRVTFPDGSIKEFNSGITPGEIAKNISEGLFRNAVGALVNGKLWDLNRPIEFDCELKIITKKDEEAPEIYRHTMSHILAQAVMRIYGAENVRLGIGPTIENGFYYDFDIVNATIKEEDLEKIEKEMKKIIKEDLPIERFELPKDEAIKLMKSKGQIYKVELIKEIEDKKVSFYKQGEFVDLCRGPHLPRTGMIKHFKLLSVSGAYWRGSEKNPMLQRIYGTSFASKEELDNYLRMIEEAKKRDHRKLGPKLGLFFINSEVAAGMPIFLPKGATILNELMNFSRELHKKYGYTEVITPLVMNVKLWHQSGHWDHYKENMYFTEKEEIEYAIKPMNCPGHILIYKNDVVSYRDLPIRLFEFGKVHRYERSGVLHGLLRVRAFTQDDAHIFCRQDQIEEEVSKVVKLIDELYKPFGFSYRATLSTMPEDHMGDEETWNKATDALKKVLEDINLNFDIAEGEGAFYGPKVDFHVKDSLGREWQCATIQLDFQMPERFEISYVDKDGSEKRPVMIHTAKYGSLERFFGILIEHFAGAFPLWLSPIQVIILPVSDKFVDYAEEIYKILENNNIRVSLDDRNETLGYKIRDAQINKIPYMIIVGEKEAESGKISIRKRDGSEQKDILIDEFIENIKNMIKDRR, encoded by the coding sequence ATGAGGGTTACTTTCCCAGATGGCAGTATAAAAGAGTTTAATAGTGGTATTACACCAGGGGAGATAGCAAAGAATATTAGTGAGGGGTTATTTAGAAACGCAGTAGGTGCGTTGGTTAATGGGAAATTGTGGGATTTGAATAGACCCATTGAATTTGACTGTGAATTGAAAATAATTACAAAAAAAGATGAAGAAGCACCTGAAATATACAGACATACAATGTCACATATTTTGGCACAAGCGGTTATGAGGATATACGGTGCTGAAAATGTGAGGTTGGGCATTGGTCCAACCATTGAAAATGGATTTTATTATGATTTTGATATTGTAAACGCTACTATTAAAGAAGAAGATTTGGAAAAAATTGAAAAAGAAATGAAGAAAATAATAAAAGAAGATTTGCCAATTGAAAGGTTTGAACTTCCAAAAGATGAGGCAATTAAATTAATGAAAAGTAAGGGACAAATTTACAAGGTAGAATTAATAAAAGAAATTGAGGATAAAAAGGTTAGTTTTTATAAGCAGGGGGAATTTGTTGATTTGTGTAGAGGACCTCATTTGCCAAGGACTGGAATGATAAAGCATTTTAAATTGCTTTCAGTATCTGGCGCATATTGGAGAGGTAGTGAAAAAAATCCAATGCTCCAAAGGATATATGGAACATCTTTTGCTTCAAAAGAAGAACTTGATAATTACTTAAGAATGATTGAAGAAGCCAAGAAGAGAGATCACAGAAAACTGGGACCTAAGTTGGGGTTGTTTTTTATAAATAGTGAAGTTGCAGCCGGAATGCCCATCTTTTTGCCAAAAGGTGCAACTATTTTAAATGAGTTAATGAATTTTTCGCGAGAATTACATAAAAAATATGGTTATACTGAAGTGATAACTCCATTAGTTATGAATGTTAAGCTCTGGCATCAAAGTGGTCATTGGGATCACTATAAGGAAAATATGTATTTTACGGAAAAAGAAGAAATAGAATATGCAATAAAACCTATGAATTGTCCTGGACATATTTTAATTTACAAAAACGATGTAGTTTCTTATAGAGATTTACCTATTAGGTTATTTGAGTTTGGGAAGGTTCATAGATATGAAAGAAGTGGAGTATTGCACGGACTTTTAAGGGTAAGAGCATTTACTCAGGATGATGCACATATATTCTGTAGACAAGATCAAATAGAAGAAGAAGTTAGTAAAGTAGTTAAATTAATAGATGAATTGTACAAACCATTTGGATTTTCATATAGAGCAACTTTAAGTACAATGCCAGAAGATCACATGGGAGATGAGGAAACTTGGAATAAAGCAACTGATGCTTTGAAAAAAGTTTTAGAGGATATAAATCTTAACTTTGATATAGCAGAAGGTGAAGGTGCTTTTTACGGTCCAAAAGTTGATTTTCACGTAAAAGATTCCTTAGGAAGAGAGTGGCAATGTGCAACTATACAATTGGACTTTCAAATGCCTGAAAGGTTTGAAATTAGTTATGTTGATAAAGATGGCAGCGAGAAAAGACCTGTTATGATACATACTGCTAAATACGGTTCTTTGGAAAGATTTTTTGGAATATTAATTGAGCACTTTGCAGGTGCGTTTCCTTTGTGGCTTTCACCAATTCAAGTGATTATATTGCCGGTTTCCGATAAGTTTGTTGATTATGCAGAAGAAATTTATAAGATACTTGAAAATAATAATATTAGAGTATCATTAGATGATAGAAATGAGACTTTGGGTTACAAAATACGAGATGCTCAAATAAATAAAATACCATACATGATTATTGTAGGAGAAAAAGAGGCGGAAAGTGGTAAAATTAGTATTAGAAAAAGAGATGGAAGTGAGCAAAAAGATATATTAATAGACGAATTTATTGAAAATATAAAGAATATGATAAAAGATAGAAGGTGA
- a CDS encoding SPFH domain-containing protein, with product MYLLFLIFIFFLFIVALSGIKIVRPYERGLVERLGKFKKELKAGIHFIIPFFDRMIKVDLREHVIDVPPQEVITKDNVVVTVDAVIYYEITDAYKAVYNVSNFEFATIKLAQTNLRNVIGELELDQTLTSRERINTKLRTVLDEATDKWGIRITRVEIKKIDPPKDIMEAMSKQMKAERTKRAAILEAEGIRQSEILKAEGQKQAAILKSEGEAEAIKKVAEANKYKLIAEAQGQGEAIMYIFKSIHEGKPTNDVIAIRYLETLKEVANGNATKIFLPVEVSGILGSIGTISEMFKNGGEDNND from the coding sequence ATGTACTTGTTATTTTTGATTTTTATATTTTTCTTGTTTATAGTAGCTTTATCTGGTATAAAGATTGTTAGGCCATATGAAAGAGGATTAGTGGAAAGATTGGGAAAATTTAAAAAAGAATTAAAAGCGGGTATACATTTTATAATTCCATTTTTTGATAGGATGATAAAGGTAGATTTAAGGGAACACGTAATTGATGTACCACCCCAAGAGGTTATTACAAAGGATAATGTGGTTGTAACGGTAGATGCGGTTATATATTACGAAATTACCGATGCATACAAGGCAGTTTATAACGTAAGTAATTTTGAATTTGCGACTATAAAACTTGCGCAAACTAATTTAAGAAACGTTATTGGTGAGTTAGAATTGGATCAGACTTTAACTTCAAGAGAACGAATTAACACAAAACTTCGTACAGTACTTGATGAGGCAACAGATAAATGGGGAATTCGTATTACAAGAGTAGAAATAAAGAAAATAGATCCACCAAAAGATATTATGGAAGCAATGAGCAAACAAATGAAAGCTGAAAGGACTAAGAGGGCTGCAATTCTTGAAGCAGAAGGAATAAGACAGTCTGAAATTTTAAAAGCAGAAGGTCAAAAACAAGCGGCAATTTTAAAATCAGAAGGTGAGGCAGAAGCTATTAAGAAGGTAGCAGAAGCGAATAAATATAAATTAATTGCTGAAGCACAAGGGCAAGGAGAAGCTATAATGTACATTTTTAAATCTATACATGAAGGAAAACCAACAAATGATGTTATAGCAATTAGATATCTTGAAACGTTAAAAGAAGTTGCAAATGGTAATGCTACTAAAATATTCTTACCAGTAGAAGTTTCGGGAATTTTGGGAAGTATAGGTACTATTTCTGAAATGTTCAAAAATGGCGGTGAAGATAATAATGATTAA
- a CDS encoding NfeD family protein: protein MVMEILIPTFFIFWFGVGALVSSLVAYFIGNTIWELVVFIVVSGILVVFTRPLVDKITGEQTRKINIDDIIGKKALVLEDIDNKSGKGIIKVNGDTWRAFSKEDEIIEKGKYVKILKVEGAHLVVTKLENEGGD from the coding sequence ATGGTAATGGAGATTTTAATACCAACATTTTTTATATTTTGGTTTGGAGTAGGGGCTTTAGTATCATCTTTAGTTGCTTATTTTATTGGAAATACGATTTGGGAGCTTGTCGTGTTTATAGTAGTTTCTGGGATATTGGTTGTTTTTACAAGACCTCTTGTGGATAAGATAACGGGAGAACAAACAAGGAAAATAAATATTGATGATATTATTGGAAAGAAGGCTTTAGTTTTAGAAGATATTGATAATAAATCTGGTAAAGGGATTATTAAGGTTAATGGAGATACTTGGAGGGCTTTTTCAAAAGAAGATGAAATAATCGAAAAGGGAAAATATGTGAAAATTTTAAAGGTAGAAGGAGCTCATTTGGTTGTGACAAAACTGGAAAATGAGGGGGGAGATTGA
- a CDS encoding HD-GYP domain-containing protein, giving the protein MINEKLLKYVKKYKSEIGFKKGEKRVNVFKEEKFLKIEKDNKVLFEIVDDENYYELIPIVMEKVLKGHLNILTKEKAEEIIVNLLVNIIVLSEVEDEEGFSHTQRVSKLAEKFGKFLGMDEKELRKFVRHAYLHDVGKISLEQVMLYSPTRISLFEENYQDHTIMGSIFLSMFDVLWEYIPTVRYHHERWDGKGFPDGLFGKQIPFYARVIAIIDFFDETTHFISSEWEASLKTPKEALELIKKLSGKYFDPDLVEKFEEFLKSEGVV; this is encoded by the coding sequence TTGATTAATGAAAAATTGTTAAAATATGTAAAAAAATATAAAAGTGAAATAGGTTTTAAAAAGGGAGAAAAAAGGGTAAATGTATTTAAAGAAGAAAAATTTCTGAAAATAGAAAAGGATAACAAAGTATTATTTGAAATTGTGGATGATGAAAATTATTATGAGTTAATTCCTATTGTTATGGAAAAGGTATTGAAGGGGCATTTAAATATATTAACAAAAGAAAAGGCAGAAGAGATTATTGTCAATTTATTGGTAAATATTATAGTTTTAAGTGAAGTAGAAGATGAAGAAGGTTTTAGCCATACGCAAAGAGTTTCAAAACTTGCGGAAAAATTTGGAAAATTTTTAGGAATGGATGAAAAAGAATTAAGAAAATTTGTAAGGCATGCTTATTTACATGATGTTGGGAAAATAAGCTTGGAACAGGTGATGCTGTATTCGCCAACAAGAATAAGTCTTTTTGAAGAAAATTATCAAGATCACACTATAATGGGAAGTATTTTTCTTTCAATGTTTGACGTTTTGTGGGAATATATACCCACTGTTAGATATCATCATGAGCGGTGGGATGGAAAAGGATTTCCCGATGGATTATTTGGTAAACAGATACCATTTTATGCACGTGTTATCGCAATAATTGATTTTTTTGATGAGACAACTCATTTTATTTCGTCTGAGTGGGAGGCTTCATTAAAGACGCCAAAAGAGGCTTTGGAATTAATTAAAAAATTGTCTGGAAAATACTTTGATCCTGATTTAGTTGAAAAATTTGAAGAATTTTTGAAAAGTGAGGGGGTGGTATAA
- a CDS encoding CD0519/CD1768 family membrane protein: MKKIRAEALVFLGILILLFIFVNSYMGVSNFFKTLMLTAHDLLINTVFFIMSIAVITGAFSGLLFEFGVADLIDVLLKPFIKPLYNLPGVAAMGILTTYFSDNPAIIALAKDKRFMKNFEKWQQPLLCNLGTSFGMGLIVSTFMVAQGVRMGINLFPAVLIGNIGALVGSVTSVRIFSFYTKRELGNSSNEKFVSEKYYSSSRHGSIMERFLEALLDGGKSGVDIGIGIIPGVLVISTFVMIITFGPKDPSIGYQGLAYEGIPILPYIGKKIFVILKWLFGFSSPELIAFPLTSLGSTGAALALIPKFIDMNIVTPNDIAVFTAMGMTWSGYLSTHIAMMDELGYRHLTGKAILSHTVGGLVAGIVAHLMYLFM; this comes from the coding sequence GTGAAAAAAATTAGGGCAGAAGCTTTAGTTTTTTTAGGAATTTTAATATTACTCTTTATATTTGTAAACTCCTACATGGGAGTTTCTAATTTTTTTAAAACGTTAATGCTCACTGCACATGATTTGTTAATAAATACTGTCTTTTTTATAATGTCAATTGCTGTAATAACGGGGGCTTTTTCCGGGCTTTTGTTTGAATTTGGAGTTGCAGATTTAATTGATGTACTTTTAAAGCCTTTTATAAAACCTCTTTATAATCTTCCTGGAGTTGCTGCAATGGGTATTTTAACAACTTACTTTTCAGATAATCCTGCTATTATAGCTCTTGCTAAAGATAAAAGATTTATGAAAAATTTTGAGAAATGGCAACAGCCTCTTTTGTGTAACCTTGGCACATCGTTTGGGATGGGATTAATTGTTTCAACTTTTATGGTAGCTCAGGGTGTACGTATGGGAATTAATCTTTTTCCTGCAGTCTTAATTGGAAATATAGGTGCTTTAGTTGGGAGTGTTACAAGTGTAAGGATATTTTCTTTTTATACAAAGAGGGAATTGGGTAATTCCTCAAATGAAAAATTTGTTTCTGAAAAATACTATAGTAGCTCAAGGCATGGTAGTATTATGGAAAGATTTTTGGAAGCACTCCTTGATGGGGGGAAAAGTGGTGTAGATATAGGAATTGGAATTATACCTGGAGTACTTGTGATAAGTACTTTTGTTATGATTATAACCTTTGGTCCAAAAGATCCAAGCATAGGGTACCAGGGTCTTGCATATGAAGGAATACCCATTTTACCTTATATTGGTAAGAAGATATTTGTTATCTTGAAATGGCTTTTTGGTTTTTCAAGTCCAGAATTAATTGCCTTTCCATTAACATCTCTTGGTTCTACAGGAGCAGCGTTGGCACTTATACCTAAGTTTATTGATATGAATATTGTAACACCAAATGATATTGCCGTTTTTACCGCTATGGGAATGACTTGGAGTGGATATCTAAGTACACATATTGCTATGATGGATGAATTGGGATACAGGCACCTTACTGGAAAAGCTATTCTTTCGCATACTGTTGGGGGATTAGTTGCTGGGATAGTAGCACATTTAATGTATTTGTTCATGTAA